The DNA window CGTGAAGGAGAGAACAGACAACTGAGGTATTGGACACGATACAAGAAATCGCTTCAAGGCTCGATATACTCAATAGTGGGGAATGAGGAAGGATTGCTGTACTGTGTTGACCAGACACTTCACTGGGAGATCCTCGATCTGGCAGAAAAGAAGTTGAAACCTGTGAAGCAGTTTCAATTGGATTCCTCGGCGACTCAGCTACGCATATTCAAGGGCAAGCTTTTTGCTCTCACAGCCTCGCATTCGTTGGAAGTTATAGACTACCAGTCAGACGAAGGCACTATGGAACTCATACACTGCGACCAAGTCTCTAGAAAAACAATGCATATGGTAGATGTGGGCAATCCGGCCGATGGCTATGGCCAATGGCCATTAACTCTTGTATCGGACCAAGCTGGCTCCATAACAGGCCTCTGGGTGCCTCTGGGGCAGCGAGATCGAGAGTTTGAAGTTGTATTCGAAGCCATGCTGACGTCTTCAGTGAGGAGATTCATACGAGCGCGCAGCCGGCCGTTATGGCTTGTGGATAATACTCAGCGGCGTTACGGAACATTACCGACTACGCATGATGGTTCGGATCTTCTTGGCGTTTCTTTGGACGGTTCTATGAAGCAGTTTTCgctgcttggccttgagTTGTGGCGATTCTTATTCCTGGTTCAGACATTGGCACATAAAAACTACGGCATGGCTTTGTTCGACAAGTCTGCCATAAATGACAAAGTGGACATTATGAGCTTAGATTTGCAGCCAAGCCCCAGGATCATGCACATCGACGGAGATTTGCTAAAGCGCTGCGTAAAGCTACGTGCGTTGGAAAAGACTATGGCATCTGATGACGCCTTCACCTTGTTTAGCCACCACCTCGATGCGCTGGAAGGAGGGAGCCTCACTACAGGATTCAAAGACGAAGGTGAATTGAATCGGCGAGGAAAATATTTCGCGCTCGCCTACCAGATCCTCGAGTTTCTTATAGCGCCGGCGCTGTAATGGCAAAGTACCAGGCATAGGGCATTTACCGTTTTCATCGGAGATGAACGAATTCTATGGTTATGAGTCTGCGCATTGAACAGTTGCCTTTCCATACCTGTTGAGAGTAAGAAAGACTAAGAGACACGGGTATAAAGACCAAGCAATAAAGATTCGACGTAGATACAGACGCGCAATATACAAAAGTAGGGCGAAGTGTAAAGACAGCAGAGGCAATACATGCGAGCAGTAATTGTTTCCTGTAGTCCGCCAACAACGAAATAAAGCACGTGTTCAAGTGTCGCATTTCAGGCATTTTACCACGTCAAGCACTATAACTCAACCCTAAATCATCTTCCAACAAGCCAATGGATGGCATTTTTCAACCTGTCAAGCATTTGCTGGTACTGGGCTCGGCAGCAGAGTCTAAAGCTGGCTACCTTAAGTAAACGAAAAGTCATCTGCCCCGCAAGACAAAGCCTAGTGGCCAACCCACCGGCTCCATAACACACGCTCTTGGTACAACCACCACAAACAATTAATAGGCCTTTAGTGCGGGACAAGCTCAGGTATTATCTCcggacctttttttttttttttcgtagttggtttttcttctctgcgtTGTCCTCCATTCCGTCGTTGGGAGAACGATCGTCGcctatttttctcttctcttcaacatTGCGGGGCTGAATCTGAATTACTAGATTTTCGCTAcccctcctcttttttttttgtggtcGATAACATCACCAATTCGCCCCTCCATCAAATATCATCAGGAATACCTACACCAAGAtggcgccgaagaagaagggtaACAAGAAGGACCAGGACGACTGGGAGGCTGAATTGGGCGAAACCATCGCCCCGGCCGATGCAGCGCCCGCGGCCGACGATGAGAAtggcgaggacgatgaggctggcggtggcggccTGATGGCCATCATGCgcaagaacaaggagaagcgcaagaagaagggcattGTGGACGAGGAGCCTGCCCCAGAACCAGCGGTGGAAGAGGATCTGTCTGCCAAAGCGCCCGTCGAAGCATCTCTAGACGATGACGAGTTCGCCCTACCGcaaaagaagggcaagggtGGCAAGGGCAAGCCTGCCCCAGCAGCGGCTAAGAAAGATGATGCCGACCTTGAAGAGCCCGGCAGGATCCTCaccaaggctgagaaggaaaagctgaagaaggaacGCGAGAAGCAGCGTAAGAAGGAACAGGTTTGAATTCTCCCATCGCATTGGTCCTTCTAGGCATACCGGTTTCTAATGTGGACATATCCAGGCGgctgcgaagaagaagccgactACTGCGAAAGCCCCGGAGCCCGCAAAGGCAGCTCCTACTAAAGATGAAGCCGCCACTGAAGAGGCTGCCACCCCTGCTCCCGCTGAGACaggaggcaagaagaagaagattccgGCGCATCTGGCTATGATACAGAAgcaacaagaagagcttcgtCGTAGACAGGAGGAGATTGCCCGCATGGATGCtgaagccaaggccaaggctctggaggaagaaaagctattggctgaagaagccaagcGTAAGGAAGAGCAGAAGGCTATCAAGAAGCAGCGTGAGAAGGAGCGTattgagcagctgaagaaggagggcaagTTCCTCACCAAGGcacagaaagaagagaaggctcGAAATGAGTTGAAGCTCCAGCAGATGCTTGCAGCTGGTATCAAGATTGGGCCtcaggaggaagagggcgtACCTAAGAAGAAGGCGGTATATGatagcaagaagaagagaggaaagaacGATAAGGTAATGAGTGCACCAGTCCCCTCCATTTACTTTCCTTTTTCATCAATGGGTCTTACTAATGTTGTTTTTTACCTCCCTTTtagaaagatgaagaggctgctCTAGCTGAGGCTGCGGAACGAGCACGACTTCAGGCCGAGAAGGCCGcgaaagaagcagaggagaaggccgcaaaggaaaaggccgaggctgaggccaaAGCTCAGGCTGCAAAGGCCGCTCAAGAGAGCGATATTGAAGATGACTGGGAAGCCGCTGCAAATAgcggagaagaggacgacgtcAAAGACAGCTGGGATGCCGATtccgacgaagaagccgagaAGAAATCAGCCGCCAAAaagggcgaggacgaggaaggggaggaggaggatgaaagCGACGAGAGCGACGAGAGCGAGTCTGAAGACGAAGCTGTATCAAAGGCTAAGCAAGCCGAAGCTCAGCGCAAGAAGGAAGCTGCGGagcggagagaaaaggccCACCAAGCCGCCTTGGCTGCTCGATCCAAGGACGATTTGCGCTCTCCCATCTGCTGTATCCTGGGACACGTCGATACTGGAAAGACGAAGCTTCTTGACAAGATTCGACAGACCAACGTTCAAGAGGGCGAAGCTGGAGGTATTACCCAGCAGATTGGTGCTACATACTTCCCGgttgaggccatcaaggcgaAGACGGCCGTCGTTAACAAGAACAATGAGTTTGAGTTCAAGGTCCCCGGTCTCTTGGTCATTGATACCCCTGGCCACGAGTCTTTCTCCAACCTCCGATCCCGTGGTTCATCATTGTGTAACATTGCTATTCTGGTTGTGGATATTATGCATGGTCTTGAACCACAGACTCTAGAGTCAATGCGCCTGCTCCGCGACAGAAAAACGCCATTTATCGTGGCTCTCAACAAGATTGACAGACTTTACGGATGGAAGAAGGTGGACaacaatggcttccaagACAGTCTGGCGCTTCAGAGCAAGGCGGTTCAAAACGAATTCAAGAACCGCTTGGAGGCCACTAAGCTGGCCTTTGCAGAGCAAGGTTTCAACTCAGAGCTCTTTTACCAGAATAAGTCTATGGCGAAATTCGTCTCGCTTGTGCCCACATCAGCACACACTGGAGAAGGTATTCCCGATATGTTGAAACTCATCCTCCAGCTCACCCAGGAGCGTATGGTCGGCTCGCTCATGTATCTGTCCGAGGTCCAAGCAACAGTGCTGGAAGTCAAGGCTATTGAGGGTTTTGGTATGACTATTGACGTCATTCTGTCCAACGGAATCTTGAGAGAGGGTGATCGAATAGTCTTGTGTGGCACTGAAGGAGCGATTGTGACAAATATCAGAGCTCTGCTCACTCCGGCGCCGCTGCGCGAGCTGCGTCTCAAGTCAGCGTACGTCCACAACAAGGAGGTCAAGGCTGCTTTGGGTGTCAAGATCAGCGCCCCTGGTCTTGAAGGCGCCATTGCGGGTTCTAGACTAATGGTGGTTGGACcggacgatgatgaagaggatatcTGCGACGAGGTCGAGTCGGATCTGGCCAACCTTCTCAGCCGAGTCGAAACCTCTGGTCGTGGAGTCAGCGTGCAGGCTTCCACCCTTGGTTCACTGGAAGCTTTGCTCGATTTCTTGAAAGACTGCAAGATTCCCGTGGCCAATGTTGGTATCGGCCCAGTTTACAAGCGTGACGTCATGCAATGTGGTATTATGCTGGAAAAGGCACCCGACTATGCTGTGATGCTTTGTTTCGATGTCAAGGTCGATAAAGAAGCTATGGCATATGCTGAAGACCAAGGTATCAAGATTTTCCAAGCTGACATCATTTATCATCTGTTTGATAACTTTACCAAGCATATGGATGAGatgttggagaagaagaaggaagagtcAAAGATGTTGGCTGTCTTCCCTTGCGTCTTGAAGCCGGTTGCTATCTTCAACAAGACAGGCCCCATCGTCATTGGAGTTGACGTGACGGAAGGTCAGCTCAAAATCAATACGCCAATTGCAGCTGTAAAGACCAACTCAGTGACGAACGCCAAGGAGATTATTGGCCTTGGTAGAGTGTAAGtttccatctttccatcttgcTTTTTAGTATTCACTTCACCCACTCAATACTTCTTCTGAGCTTGTATACTGATTCGATATACTTTTAGCACCTCGATTGAGCGAGACCACAAGCAAATTCCGGTCTGCAAAAAGGGCCAGCCCTCTGTCGCCATCAAGATCGAGATGGGAGGTCACCAGCCCATATACGGACGACACCTGGAAGAGGCCGATCTGCTCTACAGCCAAATTTCTCGAGCCAGTATTGACACTCTGAAGGAGTTCTACCGTAAAGACGTGACCAACGAAGAATGGCAGCTGATTATTAAACTGAAGCCCCTGTTTGACATTTGAAGTAGTTGATTGGAAAAgaacaggaagaaaaaaaaacaactgctgcttcttgttgTGACTAACCAGTCAGTCATTTCGGCCACTCGACTCCCTACATATGACCGCTTGGCCGACTCTATTCTTGATATATCTTATCcctcttattttttttactcgtactatatataaaagcatTCTGACCTCTTAtatctctccttctttcttcttcttctttttttcctatttttttGCTAAGAATTTTGGAAGACGTTTCAATTTGTGTCTCTTGGCTTCTCTTGCCTCACATGCATATTCGGTAGCGAAAAAAGGAGGGCCTGGTCTGGGAGAGCCCATGGTGAGGTTCCGGCTAACAATTGCCAGGGGAAATGGCAACCGTGTATCGAGTAGAAGAATGTAGTGGCTAGAAGCAGTAcgggagaaaaggaaaagcaagtCTGTAAAACACACTGTTACGTGGCATAAGAACAAGAGATAGACTTTGAAACGATTCTCAAGCCTTTCATTAGGAATCAAATCGTATcagttgaaaaagaaaaagaatgagaaagGCTAGAGGATAGGGCATGCATCAAATTCAGCCAGGCGAAGAGCTGAGAGTCGAAAAGGGAGAATGGAAAATGGATAACATTTCAATAAAATATCATCGTTACAAGCATGGACGAGTTACCTATTACTGTCGATTTTTAACGGCATTCAACGGTCAATAGACCAAAAGTCTAGAATAATTTCCTTCAAATTTATGAAAAATCGTAGCTACTTGGGGCATGATATAAAATGGATCTAGAATGCGTAGGACAGGTTTTCCTCTTCATGATAATACCTCCCTTCGTGTGTCTTTGACGAAGGTCAACTTTTTCTATGCTGTATAcctcttttctctgttttgttttcatctCTCGCCAATTTTATCTTTCTTCGTGGCGTTTATTTAGGGTCGCCAGTCTCCTCAGATTCGGTCTGGGGAACATCAGCATCCTTCATTTCCTGGTCGGATCCGCTCTGGGCTGCCTTCTcggcctcagcagccttgcgagcctcttcctcagcggctcttttggcagcttgcTCGGCGTCGACTCGCTCCTGGACGGCACGGCGCTCAGCCTCGACTTTCTCCTGGTATCTGTTAATGATGGGCAGAGCGAGAGCACGGATCTCCTCAATCTTGGAGACGTAGACGCCCTTTGAAGCATCATCGCCTTCGTCGTAAAGCCAGTCCTATAGCTAACGTTAGCTGATCCATTCACGAAAAATGTAAGCGTGGAGTAAGTGCCCATAGCATACCTCTGTTGACTCAAGCTTGACTTTGATCTCAGACTTCtcctcttcgctgccatGCTCGGCGTACTGCTCATCAAGCTTGGCTCGGAGATCGTAGATAAAGGCCTCAAgctcgttcttcttctcttctgtaTCGGCAACCAGCTTATCCTCCATAACCATGGCGGATTCCTTCTCGGTCAATGCAGTCTTTGAGCTGGCATCAAGCGATGAAGTGCCACTGGCGATAGGCAAGTCACCCTTTCGAACCTGCTTCTTCACCTTGCGAGTCTTTCCGTCGGTATCCATAGCCTGTTACGGTACGTTAGTAAAGTCTGTTACTCCCTCGCGcaacattttttttctttggaaTACTTACATCGGCATCCTTCTTGTCGCcatcctccttcttgtcATCGTCCTTGACCTCTTCTTCGACTTCCTGGTCCTCGACGTAGTAACCGTTCTCCACATTCAACACGCCGTGAATGTTGACTCGGGCCTTGAGCTTGCAAATCATGAAGTCTTCCTTGCCATCAGCCTTAACGCCTTTCACAGAAAAGCGGCCGATCCAAGGGTTCGTCTTTCCAGGAAGATCTTCAGTGTTTGCATAGCGGGCTTCCAGGTCAAACGGCTGTTTTCGGTAGAATGTGAGGATCTTGGTCGAAGGCAGAACTCCACCTTTGTTGAACACAGTCAAGCTAGTGTCCTCATCGGGGATGTCAGGGGCCTTCTCCCAGCCGAACTCGATAGGGTAGCTGATGATATCTTGAACGGTGAAGTCACGAACTCGGAAGGCAGGAGACAAGATGGCACAGCTGAAAGCACAGCCTCGAGCAATAGCCTCATCGGCGTTCATGGTGTAGGACAGAGGCTTCTCGAAGAATGCCTGGATGCGGTCCTTGAGCGCGGGCACTCGGGAACCACCACCGACAATCTCGATAACATCAATGTCATCCTTGGTGagcttggcctgggcaagAGCCTGCTCAAGGGGCACGTGGATACGGGCGAGCAGGGGCTCAACCATGGCCTCAAACTCTTGTCGAGTGACCATGGCTGAGGCATCCACGTCGTTCATTAAGGACTCAATGTTGACGGGAGCCTGCTGGTTAGCAGAGAGAatcttcttggtcttctcAGCGGCAGCAATGGTACGAGCCATAGCCCTGCCATGGGTATAGATGTCAACCTTGTACTTGCCCTTGAACTCCTTGGCTAAGTGGTCTACAAGAGCCTTGTCGAAGTCTCGGCCACCAAAGTTGTGGTCCCAGGTAGTAGCCTTGACGGCCAGCTCACCCTTCTTGAACTCAACAATGGAGCAGGTGTAGTTGCTGTGACCAATGTCAACGAAGCACACCCGTCGAGGTGCCTCTTCCGCAGCAGGGAGATCCAGCTTGGTGATACcccagccaagagcagcggcggTAGTGTCGTTCATGAGTCGGAGAACCTTGAGGCCAGCAATCTCggcagcatccagcagcgcTCTACGCTGAGAGTCTGTGAACCAAGCGGGGACGCTCAGGCAGATGTCGCTAACGGGAAGCTTCATCTCGCTGGCGGTAGTCTGCTTGATCTTGCTCAAGTACATGGCAACAAGCTGTGTTGCGGTGAACTTCTCGCTGTTGCCGAGATAGTTGACCTCAGCGCCGACCTGTCCGTTGACGTCGACAAGGGGTGCGGTAACATATTGCTGCTCGATCTGGATATCGGGGTCGCTGAAGGAGCGGCCGGCAAGACGCTTGAGGCAGTTGACGGTGTTTTTCAAGTTGGAAATCTCCTGAGTCTTGGCAGCCTCACCGAGGTAGCGTGACTTGGGGCCGAAGCCTACCAAAGATCTGTATTGCAGCACTCTAGTTAGCAATAGCGTTTACATGTGATTGGAggtggagagggagaaataTCGCTGATAAGGCTATTGGGTAGGACGTACGGGGTTGCTCGGTTGGATACTTCATTGGTGATCTAGAAGTGATGAAGATTTGTTGTCAGCGATAGTCCAGCTCTGGCGAGTACAGACGAGTATGGTCGGTCCATGACATTCACTTACCACATCGACGCCGCGATTTCTCGCGACGGCAATCACCGTCTTGAGGGTTCCGAAATCGACACCTGCGACGCAGGGAGGAGTTGGTCAGCATGAAAGCGATTCTTTTTCCAATCTGTAGCAAAGAGGGACGCAGTATAGAAATAAGCATAAGAATGAACGTGCGGCTGCGGGGAACATACCGACGACGGAAGTCATGATGTCTCTTTGGTGTTTTGCTATTGATCCCTGTCCTTGAAGAGTGTCGATAGGTATACAGGCGCGCTTGCGTGGTCGACTGAGGGACCCGAGctgggggaaaagaaaaaaaaaagttcgtTGCTCAAAGGGCGTAGAGGCGTAAAGGCAGGATATAATCGATCAAGCCTGGCGGGTGAGGGGCGAGGATAAAGTGAAGACAATAAATAATaggaagagggaaaaggaaggggggaaaaaaaagatctgAGTAGAGGGGCCGTTCAGATAAGTGGCGGTTGCGATACAAAGTGGGATGCCAAATAGTCCTGGAGGCCTGGCTCTTGCGGGTGGTGGGCGGTGAGATCAGGTACTAATGCGAACCTGAAGAAAAAATTCAGTACGTGCCGCAGCCTGCTGGAAAGTGCCCGTCGGGGTACCTGTCATTGGCgctgggcgctgctgcggcgagtACCTGTGCCGGCGAGCGGCAGGCCAAAGGGTactcgcagcagctgcccCGCCGCCACCGACAGAGGTACCCCATGGAAGGTTGCAGAATTTTCCAGACTCCACGAGAAAGCTGAGCGCCTGGGAGCCTAACCGGCGAGCCAAGGAGGCAAGCAGGGCCTCTGGCTTTCCAGGGCTGTTGTTTGGCACCTAACCAGATGGCCAATAGAACAGCCAAGCTGCGGCAAGACACACTCTGCAGGGAGTGCAAGGTGCCAGCCAAGCCTACGCCATTACCAGTAGTTGTATTACCATTATCATATCATTACAGGTATCATTAtatctacatgtaggcaCTTGCTCGTTTTCCTCTTGGTAATTGTCTtgactctctttctttccttttttctttctttcttgccttctttctctgtCTTTAAATTCATTGGGTTTTGCTTTGTCCTATCGCTTCTCTGGATATCTCGTGAGACAAGCGTGATTGGACAATTATGAATATTCCCTTTTGCACGTACACATACTATTTAGGTCAGTGGCTTGCAGCGCAACGTGTTTCTTCGTCGACGCAGCCACGATAACCAAGCCATAAAAACTACCCCGCCAATTTGCTGTAGTGCCCCTCCTTGAATTGCCCCGCCATGcctactagtactagtagcaTTCAAACCAGTGTTCAGCTTGACAACGCGCACAGAGCGTAAAATACAACATTCATAATGACGTGAACACTAAGCAGCTCTTCATGTTTGTACATGACTCTCTCAATAATAGAAATAGCCCAACCCTATCTGAACCTACATAGGGTACGTACTCATGGCGGAGTTCTCATATCCCCAAGATAATACTTGACCAATTGGAAAGTCATCACTAGAATGCCCCTCCAAATCTTTCTCGTATTAAAAAGATAAACACTTATTCTACATGTATAAACGTATCTGCAGTAACATAATGTCTAATCAATAAGCAATATACCACGATGTTGACGATATCGAAAACCATATTGCCTTAATCCCCCTCTTGAAACATTCTCGTCATTACAAACATCTGTATTTGTgagagatgcagatgccagCTTGTAAGCAGGTCGCATGGCCAGGCAGCGCCACCATCTTACGAGTCTGACGATAAATCAATGAGCTCAACATCCGGAGATTCCTTGTCTGATCCGGCATCAGCCCTGGTGCTTCGTTGGAACTGTGCCCGCTGGGCTATGGCATACTTTCTCCTGTCTTCCTCTCCCATAAACTGGTCCATTGTAACGGTTCCAGTTCCGTTGAGCTCGAAGCCTTCGAGAGAGCTTCTTTGCAGTGCGTCCCATGAGTAAGAAGGGTTAGTGGACAATGCAATCGGTGTTCCAAGACCAATATCTGATTCGTCGAGGTGTGTATAGAGTCCGGCTGGTGTCTTCTGTCTAGCAGAGAACATGCCGTCGATGCCATCAGGAGGCCTAACCACGCTTCTCTTATGCTCAAGCCGAGTGTTGGGACGACCCTTTGTGCTTGCTGCCCTTCTTGCCTCGAGAGCGGGCAGAAATGTCTCTGGAACCACATTGAGTTCGTCCCCTTGCTTCTCAGCCTTTTCGGCTGCCTCTCGTGCGGTTGTATTGCCgtcggcaacggcagcatcagctCTCGGTCCTCCCCAGGTCCTTTGCCCAGCAGTGAATATGCCATATACCATGTAATACCAGTTGAAGAAAGGGTTCAAGACAAACATGAGTGGATAGAGCCATATTTTGAAACGTCGAAGCTTCGCGCCAAAATAGAGCATCAAGAGCCAGTTTAGACCAAGGGAGACGCCGATGAATCCCACAGGCAAATCTTTGACTTTTGCAACGGTTGATATCAGTGCAAGCACCAtgatgaaaaagagaagcgcCGTCGTGCGGATGGTATTTTGCATGAAGCGGACAATTACCAAGAGAGGGTACCGTTTCCATAGACGCCAATCCGTCAGCATGCATACTTCGTTGGTGATGAAGCCCAAAAACCATCGCCTCCGCTGCTTAATAAGGGAGCGGTAGGTCTGTACGGCTTCCGTTTTACAAAACGCCGACGTGCACATCTGTATCTGGTACCGTTCTTTGGCGCCAATCATGAAGAGGTGGGTGAGCCAGCGATCCTCTCCCAAGTGGCATTTTGCAAAGTCAAACAGGTCTTCGCACTGCTCAGCTTTGTCTGTAAAATAATACTTGGCCATCTTCCTAAACGCGGAGAAGCGAAGCATGGTCAGGGCACCGGGAAGGCAAGTCACGGATCCGCAGCCTGACTCTACCGTGCGCTCGAAAAGCTGGCCATGAATATATTCAATATCTTGAAGCAGCGTAATGATGCTGTGTTTTTTCGTCGTCGATGTA is part of the Trichoderma atroviride chromosome 1, complete sequence genome and encodes:
- a CDS encoding uncharacterized protein (TransMembrane:6 (o15-43i55-78o98-123i453-470o476-496i503-521o)); the protein is MAVGSTGSEWPVKDIVYTAIIGVVMIMALLEWFLWLAAFVYCLYKAFRKAEHWSINVLCVVVGIAFVAFRCIFLPIMIVTLPLPSQVSKYWPESVVSVLQWFAFWSFSILLTVPWLFCVYQLVTKQLGRTKRIKQVLDDVTAPKVVIVMPCYKEEPDVLITAINSVVDCDYPAACIHVFLSFDGDQEDELYLNTIEKLGVPLTMESYPKSIDVQYKEARITISRFPHGGKRHCQKSTFKLIDRVYEHYLKMNDNLFILFIDSDCILDKVCLQNFVYDMELSPGNSRNMLAMTGVITSTTKKHSIITLLQDIEYIHGQLFERTVESGCGSVTCLPGALTMLRFSAFRKMAKYYFTDKAEQCEDLFDFAKCHLGEDRWLTHLFMIGAKERYQIQMCTSAFCKTEAVQTYRSLIKQRRRWFLGFITNEVCMLTDWRLWKRYPLLVIVRFMQNTIRTTALLFFIMVLALISTVAKVKDLPVGFIGVSLGLNWLLMLYFGAKLRRFKIWLYPLMFVLNPFFNWYYMVYGIFTAGQRTWGGPRADAAVADGNTTAREAAEKAEKQGDELNVVPETFLPALEARRAASTKGRPNTRLEHKRSVVRPPDGIDGMFSARQKTPAGLYTHLDESDIGLGTPIALSTNPSYSWDALQRSSLEGFELNGTGTVTMDQFMGEEDRRKYAIAQRAQFQRSTRADAGSDKESPDVELIDLSSDS
- a CDS encoding uncharacterized protein (BUSCO:EOG092D11EA) codes for the protein MTSVVGVDFGTLKTVIAVARNRGVDVITNEVSNRATPSLVGFGPKSRYLGEAAKTQEISNLKNTVNCLKRLAGRSFSDPDIQIEQQYVTAPLVDVNGQVGAEVNYLGNSEKFTATQLVAMYLSKIKQTTASEMKLPVSDICLSVPAWFTDSQRRALLDAAEIAGLKVLRLMNDTTAAALGWGITKLDLPAAEEAPRRVCFVDIGHSNYTCSIVEFKKGELAVKATTWDHNFGGRDFDKALVDHLAKEFKGKYKVDIYTHGRAMARTIAAAEKTKKILSANQQAPVNIESLMNDVDASAMVTRQEFEAMVEPLLARIHVPLEQALAQAKLTKDDIDVIEIVGGGSRVPALKDRIQAFFEKPLSYTMNADEAIARGCAFSCAILSPAFRVRDFTVQDIISYPIEFGWEKAPDIPDEDTSLTVFNKGGVLPSTKILTFYRKQPFDLEARYANTEDLPGKTNPWIGRFSVKGVKADGKEDFMICKLKARVNIHGVLNVENGYYVEDQEVEEEVKDDDKKEDGDKKDADAMDTDGKTRKVKKQVRKGDLPIASGTSSLDASSKTALTEKESAMVMEDKLVADTEEKKNELEAFIYDLRAKLDEQYAEHGSEEEKSEIKVKLESTEDWLYDEGDDASKGVYVSKIEEIRALALPIINRYQEKVEAERRAVQERVDAEQAAKRAAEEEARKAAEAEKAAQSGSDQEMKDADVPQTESEETGDPK